One Primulina eburnea isolate SZY01 chromosome 4, ASM2296580v1, whole genome shotgun sequence genomic window, atcgatttaattcatcgatgttcaatatttcaagacccgagctattgtagttcaacgatgatccccctaaccgatcataacaataattgtttttaattatttaatatatagcGTAAATATGTGTGATTTTTGAAAAAGGGCCTTTGTAGACTATTTTTTACTCATCGAATCATATTTTAAactggtacgcaaattttagccATTCAGGGGACTTTTTGAGAGTTCggacattattttaaaaaacgtacataaatgaaatattttgtgagtgtgtttttgggcttaatgggcctattttaaaatattgtggGCCTAGACTCCTACTTGTcctcatttaatttaattagggCCAATTGTGCatattttatttgtaccagacccTACCCAAAAACTCTATTCCCACCCTCAACCTCTCGGCCGCCCCTCCCCATTGTTCAGCAGTATCAAGAATTTTTCCAACAGGTTTTGGTCCAGTTCTTGCAAGAAAACTCGATAGATTCCTCATCTCGTCTTCCGGTGTTTGTCCCTCGCTCCTTTTGTCAACGTTTCGCATATGTTTTTGCATTAAGGCACGCCCTATACCCTCTTTTTCTCCTCAATCACACTACGGTATGTATGATGAATGCTTTTGCATGATACTTTATCGATCTATCATTATGCATCGAATGTACATGGCCTTCACATGAAACATGTGTTTTTCTTCACTTGCTCCTCACGATTTTGCTTGGTTCAAAGGGCTGCCAAGTTCTCGTCGTTAGGGGATTGTTTTGCAGCAGGCTTGGAAGGTGTCTAGCATTAAGTCAGTACTGGACTCGGTGCTTTATGGGAGGATCGACAGGGATGGGTATTTGAGAAGATTGGGGCTTCGGTTGGTTAGGGTGAAGGGGCGGCGATGCATGGGCACACTCCAGGCGTGAGTTTGGTTCCTGGTGGGTCTGCGATTTATGGGCTTGGTCGCGTTGGCCAAGTGTGGATCGCATGGGGATCTTGTGTATTCCTGCGGGTGTGGCTCGCGTCGGGTGGTCTAGACAAGTGCTCTTGGGTCTGGTCTGGGTCCAAGGTTGGGTGGTTACTTGGGGTTAGGGCTGAGAACTCGGGTTTAGGAGCAAGTTAGGGTATCGGCCGCCATGTGTAGCGTTTTTCAGCAGCTGTCCTGTTGTGTTCGATGGTCTTAGGTGGTCTGACCGATGCGGTTTAAGGGCTGGTTATGTGTGGTTAAGTCACGGTTTAAGTTTGGGAATGTTTGGTCGAGTTTTGGGTTAATTCGAATTAAACCGGGACCCCGGCTTAAGTTTAAAACGTATTATGGAATTTCATGCATGAGCTCGATTTTATGtctaagaaattattataaatatgttttgaggtattttaaggagtttggttggcttcgggtcaaaattttgaggtccaggagtaaaatggtaattttgcacCCGAGTTGATTTACCAGTCCTAGCAGTGCCTTGATCACAAaattacatgttttaaatgtatatgTTATCATGGATATGAATTTTTATGGAAATTACGAAAAATACGTTGCAtacttgattttaaaaaaatgtatgcatatacatgatttttataagtaatGAATACAGTGACGTGTTTTGAATGAGGAGagttgattgtgactaatacgaacacaaaaatgtaaggccaaggctcattGGATGGGTAATACTGTAGCTGATGTCCCCGCAGTCAGGTACtgtggttatatgtagatggattcatcgactagagctgatacgaaagtaacgagtaatgatctgaattcaaataaagaaaatgaacacgtatatgttgGTATGATGAGATATGTTATGGATACGTTTATGCTTTGTCATGTTATGTTTAAGTTCAgtcttttaagatcatgaagtttattttaattacagtacttttcagtgttgcatgatatgtatatgtactttttATATCAgttcaggtgtgttgagtctttagactcactaggtgtgattgatgcaggtgatcttTTGGTTGAGGAGACTAGAGGCACTGAAGACTGAGTAGACTGAGTTGGGGGTGCACGTGAAAACTCGAGGACCTTGCATTCTTCcgcataatatgattatgagacatatgtttaagcaatatttttaaatgactTTAAATCTTGTTTTACGTTGTTGAGTTGTCAGAATTTTGGTATTACGCTCGAGTTTTTCCTTTATAACAGAAGACTATGAGATTGATTACATTTTAAGATTTTGTGTAACTGCAATTATTTATATTCAGTGATTGGATGAGCTTTAAAACACTTGATTAACttgtttaaatgtttatgagtgTGTGTAATTCCGGTCAtagctttaaaaaaattatttcagtaGAATTTAAAAAAACAGACGTTTCATAAATTATGATGTCACCAGGCATTTCTTCTTCTTGTTTTCCCCCTTGATAAACAATAGGCATTTCTAGTTCTATCCAATTTCCTCAAAAAAAGAAACGTCCAGGCGAGTAGCAAGGTTAATTATCCTCAAAGTTCATGTCAAAATTATTAAGAAGACGGATTTTGTTGTTTCAAAATACCTTTAAATTACTCATGCTCAAATTTTCTAGATCTATCTGATTATGTCAGGGCTCTATTCAATTTCTGAGAGTAACTTGGAATATGATCCTGTTTTTATCCTCCTTTCTTGTCCGAGTCTAAAGATGACCAGGACCTTTCGAGGTCATAACTagctctaattttttttatatatacattGAATGTAAGACCCGATTGTATTATGTCGAAACtgagaaaaaaattgaaaaatgtcCCTTTTGTCTGTCATTTTTCCCGAAACGATCTTTCTTCTATTTGGTCTGCCGAATTATTTTCTAAACTTTCTTAAAATGCATAATTTCTTCCATGTGGTAAAGTTTCCGTCAGTACCAAAAAGTtaatatctattttttttttaaatcttttttgtTTATTACTTTTCTTAAAATGATCCGTCTTCTATTTGGTCGGCTGAATTCGTTCCAAATGGATCAATTTGAAGAGTAggtcatgtgagaccgtctcatggatttcaatatgtgagacgggtcaaccctgtccatattcacaataaaaagtaatattcttagcataaaaaataatattttttcatggatgacctaaataaaagatctgtctcacaaatatgacctataaaaccatctcacacaagtttttgcccaatTTTAATTGGTACGTGATTAATGAAATTTATTGGGACGAAGTTAAAGCGTCAAGGCGTTTGGGTTCGAAAGTTGAAACACCTGGACTCGAACtgaaatgaccattttacccgtAATAATGCTCCAAAAATCCACAGCTCGCATCTGATCAAATCTTTAGATGAAATCATACCGCGTTCCTCAAATTCGGATTCAATTCATTCCTTTGAATCTTCAAAACTATGCTACATTCTCAGAAAATATCATGGATTCTGGGAATGATCTTCTTTCTTGGATTAGGGTTTGAGTTTGGGGATGCACTGAAAGTCCCATTTCGAGTGAACGACGTTCTTCCCGTGCTGCCGCGTCAGATTTCTTGGCCTGTCCTTAACAACTTTCACAGTGCTGTGGATTTGTTGCCGCAGTATATTGGATCATTGGCGCCGAGCAATGGGTCGATTAACTGGAAAGGTGCTTGCTTCTTCGATAACGAGGCGAAGATTGACTTCACTGATGCCGGTGATCGGGGGATTGGGGGTGGCCTTATTCATCTATCGGTTTGTAatcttacacacacacacacacacacacacgtgcaTATCAGTTTTTTTTAATGTGTGCGATGTGAGTAGAAATTGTGATATGCCTTATGAATTGGAATGCTGGTTTGATTGTGTGAATTTGTCTGGTGCAACTCTGGTTTTGCTAAATTGAAGTAGTGGACAATAATTTTGGTTCGATTGGGATTTATTTATGTGCACTGAGGTATCATGTGCGAGTATTTCTATCTGGAACAACGGCTTGGAAACAAGAAATGCTTAAATTGAAAACGATAAAACTGCAGAAAAGACGTGTCTTTTTCCTCTGATAATCCATTTGAGTAATCTAGGTTTGTTTGTACGGCTTGCTTAAATCTTTCAAGCAGCGTGTAATTCAGTTTGAAGACTAAAAATTGGATTTGTGAAATGAGAGTTCGTGGTATGGGCACCGTTTGAGATTTATCGATGATCATTAAGTTCAGGAGGTGATGAATGATTGGATGAAATTTTTTGGGGAAGTGCCAAATGGGTAGATTTATGATAATGACGTGGTTGAGTTGGCAACTGTTGCTGGTTGAGTTATGCCTGATACAAGCGTTCattgatttttgtaaaaatCAGAATAATGTTGATGCTTCATGATAATTCTGCTACTTATTGTTCGTATTATTTGTTCTGAATGCAGAGATAAATTCAATTTGAGGCTGTTGTTAAGATATGTAGTTATTCCATAAGACCTGTGCAGGTTGTAGATACTGGATCTTCTGATATGTATTTTTGCATATATTGGAGCCTATGAATCAAATTCCACGCGCTATCCGTTGGAAAGgatcttttttcctttttcaataTCAATGTCTATCTATCGTGGTTCTACTTACATTTAAACTGTTTATTGCTTTTTTCAGACTGCTGCAGCCCACAGCTGGACATGCATGGatttatatgtatttgctaCGCCTTATAGGGTTACTTGGGACTACTATTTTTCTGCCCGAGATCACACTCTTAAAATTGAATCTTGGGAGGAACCTGCTGAAGTGGAATATGTACGAGTTGGTTTTAGTAGTTACTTGCATATGATAACTTTGATTAGCATAAGCTGACATTTGGAACCCATTGAGCAGGTAAAGCAACATGGGATCTCGGTGTTTCTTATGCCTTCAGGAATGCTTGGGACACTGCTTTCCATGGTTGATGTACTGCCTCTGTTTTCCAACACTGGTTGGGGACAGAATGCTAACCTGGCTTTTCTCAAGAAACATATGCAAGCATCATTTGAAAGACGTCATCAACCATCCCGTGCTACCATCAACCCAGAAGATGTGCATTCTGGAGACTTTTTAGCTGTTTCAAAGATCCGTGGACGATGGGGTGGATTTGAGACACTGGAGAAGTGGGTCACTGGTGCATTTGCTGGGCATACAGCTGTATGCCTGAAGGATGAGTTGGGTAATCTTTGGGTTGGCGAGTCTGGACATGAGAATGAAAAGGTGTGCAGTGTGTAATATATTTCTTGCTGTATGTAAATGTTGATTACActgacctctttattttcagcttAGAGTTTACACATTTTCATAACATGTCCATGAAGAAGAGTCCAAGACACTTGAATTTCAGTTCTTTCCTTCTTTTTACTGACAAAAGCATTAATCCGAGAACTTATGTCTTTGATATCTTTCCTGTGAGGCAAACTTGATAGTATTGGAATTTGGAAGATGAAAATAACATTACAAGTTTTTTATAAGTTGCAATACCATGTAATAGCAATGTTACTTTCCCTTTAATATCTTTAATTGTGCTTTAACTTTGTAAAGCTGAAATTGCAAATTGGTAGTAAAGACACGTGAGATACATCACATTGCGAAGGATATCATGTCAAGGAAATTATTGTTACACCTGATATTTTCATTTGTTATAGCAATTAGGAAATGTTTGTTTGTCATCTTATATAGACATTAATAGAAGGGTTTTGAGTTTGAGATCTGTGGTGcttaaataatttattcataTATCTCGGTTTAAGGTTTTATGATACTTGAGAGTTAATTGCGTTAGAATATTTACGCTGTTTTGCCACGGGTCTCCTTGTTACTACAGGGCGAAGAAATTATTGTTGTAATTCCCTGGGATGATTGGTGGGAATTGGCGCTCAAGGATACTTCCAATCCACAAATTGCTTTGCTTCCCTTACATCCAGAAGTGCGTGCAAGGTTTAATAACTCCGCAGCTTGGGAATATGCTCGGCAGATGTCAGGCAAGCCATATGGCTATCACAACATGATCTTTAGTTGGATAGACACTGTAGCTGACAATTATCCCCCACCTCTAGATGCTCACTTGGTATGCTTTTCCTATGCCACTCTTGAATAATTTTGTTCATACATTATCGTCGTCCATCAATCATATGGCATCTTAATGTTGAATGTTGATTCATTAATAACTCGCTGAAGTCGACTTTGTTTCTTAATTAAGAATAGAACGAGGATTGCTTGTTTTTCCTGACCAGAAGATTGTTTGCAGGTCATTTCTGTCATGTTTATGTGGACCAGAATGCAGCCAGCATATGCTGCAAACATGTGGAATGAAGCTCTTAATATGCGACTTGGGACCGAGGTCACCTGTCTTCTAAAAAAAACTGAAATCTTAATCTGTCTTTTTGCTGTTTCGTCTCTGAAGGACATAATACACACTTGAAACCTGTATGCATAGAGTAATTTGATTATTATGACAAATGACCCACCCAAGCCTAAAATTGAATCCAATGACGATTATACTGCGGTAAATGTATTGTTGAACTGGAAATGACAATCTCAATTTGGTTTTTCACATTTTCTTCAGTTAATATTACCGCTAAAAATCTGGATTGTGCAAACTCGTATGTGCAGTTATTCTTGCTTCTGTTAATGACCTCTCTCTGGATTGTGCAAACTCGTACGTGCAGTTATTCTTGCTTCTGTTAATGACCTCCCTCGGAAGATTTATTCTTGCTTCTGTTAATGACCTCCCTCGGAAGATAAACATGTTGGAACAACGATAAAGTTTATCCCAAACTTCAGTTTTAATGGTTGCCAGATGTCTCAGCTCTTGTTTTTACAATTTTGTAGGATCTGGATTTGTATGGAATTATAACCGAGACTGAAAAACGTGGCATAACTTTCGATCAACTACTCACTGTTCCTGAACAAGATGAATGGGTTTACAGTGATGGGCAGTCTACAACATGCGTGGCATTTATTCTCGCTATGTATAAAGCAGCTGGAGTATTTGGACCAATTTCCAATTCAATTCAAGTTACTGAGTTTACCGTAAGTGCTATGCTACATGCTCCATACACTGTTGCTGTAAAGGATTCTGTTTATCTGGCCCCTTAGATGAATTAAATTTGAGACGTTATGTTGACTTTTTGTCATTGTTCTCTCCAAAATTCATTTGGTTCCCCAGCTTCTCCACATCTGCCCCCATATTTCTGGATTTGCTCCTGTTTATCTTATAATCTCTCTTGTCGATTTGCAGATAAAGGACGCGTACATGCTCAAGATTTTTGAAAACAACAGGACAAATTTGCCGAATTGGTGCAACAATGATGAGGATCAGCTCCCTTTCTGCCAATTATTGGGCGAGTATAAAATGGAATTGCCATTTTATAACACTTTGGAGCCATACGCCAATATGAATGAGAATTGCCCTTCTTTGCCTCCAACTTATGAGAGGCCTGTTCATTGCTGATTGCTGAACTTTTGCATATTATCTGATTTTTACATACCAAAAAATCGGGTTTGGTAATGCAGTGCTAGCTTGTCATATATTCCCAACTTAGCTCAATAGTTTCCACTTATAATGAATGTAATACTTAGCGTATGGTTCCACTTGAGAATTTCAACAAGGTTTCCAGACTCGTGACATTTTATTTTCTGTTATTGCAATTAATCAAATTTAGTAAGCGTGAGTTTGTTACCACTTATCCCCTTAAAACTACCATGCATATACGTCTTGTAATTTATATTCTGTCGACCATTGTACCGATCTGGATATAGTTGGAATGAGAAATATCAAAAGGTTGAAGGTAGGTATC contains:
- the LOC140830656 gene encoding uncharacterized protein → MLHSQKISWILGMIFFLGLGFEFGDALKVPFRVNDVLPVLPRQISWPVLNNFHSAVDLLPQYIGSLAPSNGSINWKGACFFDNEAKIDFTDAGDRGIGGGLIHLSTAAAHSWTCMDLYVFATPYRVTWDYYFSARDHTLKIESWEEPAEVEYVKQHGISVFLMPSGMLGTLLSMVDVLPLFSNTGWGQNANLAFLKKHMQASFERRHQPSRATINPEDVHSGDFLAVSKIRGRWGGFETLEKWVTGAFAGHTAVCLKDELGNLWVGESGHENEKGEEIIVVIPWDDWWELALKDTSNPQIALLPLHPEVRARFNNSAAWEYARQMSGKPYGYHNMIFSWIDTVADNYPPPLDAHLVISVMFMWTRMQPAYAANMWNEALNMRLGTEDLDLYGIITETEKRGITFDQLLTVPEQDEWVYSDGQSTTCVAFILAMYKAAGVFGPISNSIQVTEFTIKDAYMLKIFENNRTNLPNWCNNDEDQLPFCQLLGEYKMELPFYNTLEPYANMNENCPSLPPTYERPVHC